One Lentimicrobiaceae bacterium DNA window includes the following coding sequences:
- the purL gene encoding phosphoribosylformylglycinamidine synthase: MILFFKSSSKIYVIDTNCPFNEETIKKLLWLFGEAELIKKDILYGYFVGPRREMITPWSTNAVEITRNMGILGIRRIEEFVTATETTPYDSMLQALYKNIDQEIFTIHRSPAPVISIENIAAYNQSEGLALSDEEIQYLENLSIKLERKLTDSEVFGFSQVNSEHCRHKIFNGTFIIDEKTQPETLFGMIKKTAKVHPNLLVSAYSDNVAFIQGSEIEQFAPQTPDKPDYYVKKQIQTVISLKAETHNFPTTVESFNGAATGSGGEIRDRMAGGKGSIPLVGTAVYMTAYPRSEPGRQWELAVEPRKWLYQTPKDILIKASNGASDFGNKFGQPLICGSVLTFEHQENNKKYAYDKVIMLAGGVGFGKKSDSHKNNPGNSDTIVVMGGDNYRIGMGGGAVSSVATGEYRNAIELNAVQRSNPEMQKRVFNTIRALTETENNPIVSIHDHGAGGHLNSLSELVESTGGKIAIEKLPVGDPTLSAKEIIGNESQERMGLLLKEENMNLLGKISARERAPMYAVGKTTGDHRLVFEDTQNHNKPIDLSLEDFFGKPPRTILTDETSRETFSEIKYQPELLTNYLEQVLQLESVACKDWLTNKVDRSVTSRIGLQQTAGTVQLPLNNLGIAALDYKGEKGIATALGHAPATALINPAAGSQLAIAEALTNIVWAPLTHSLRGVSLSANWMWPCKNPGENARLYEAVKAASEFAIALEINIPTGKDSLSMTQKYPDGETVFAPGTVIITAVAEVNYFRKTVRPVIVNQPGTTLIYIDFTCDAPVLGGSAFAQVAGQIGNEAPAIIRPEIFANAFNAIQQLIQEEKILAGHDVSSGGLITCLLEMLFARNDTGAMADISSIPGKDPIHILFNEHPSVVIQVKELEYVDNFLKGKNVSYYILGEVTSERSLGIFYEKTKMRFDVNHLRDVWFKSSYLLDRHQSGEILAMERFRNYKKQELVFRFPEHFTGKASQFGIDLDRTNPSGIRAAVIREQGCNSEREMAYMLHLAGFDVKDVHMTDLIEGRETLEDVNFIVFVGGFANSDVLGSGKGWAGAFLFNEKANTSLRNFYQRNNTLSLGVCNGCQAMMHLNLIYPEHEKQPQMLHNESRKYESIFLTIDVLPNDSVLLKTLAGARLGIWVSHGEGKFSLPYVENEYHIPACYSYHDYPGNPNGSDYDVACLASADGRHLAIMPHFERAFLPWQWAEYPASRRLTDEISPWMEVFFNARKWVEEKMKTSVPV; encoded by the coding sequence ATGATACTCTTTTTTAAAAGCAGTTCAAAAATCTATGTGATTGATACGAATTGTCCGTTTAACGAGGAAACTATTAAAAAACTATTATGGCTTTTTGGTGAAGCGGAACTTATAAAAAAAGATATTTTGTATGGGTATTTTGTAGGACCCCGTCGTGAAATGATTACCCCTTGGAGTACCAATGCCGTGGAAATCACTCGCAACATGGGAATTTTGGGAATTCGGCGCATAGAAGAATTCGTTACGGCTACTGAAACTACCCCTTACGATTCCATGCTGCAGGCATTGTATAAAAATATTGACCAGGAAATTTTTACCATTCATCGTTCCCCCGCACCGGTAATTTCCATTGAAAATATAGCTGCTTATAATCAGTCAGAAGGGTTAGCGCTTAGCGATGAAGAAATTCAATACCTCGAAAATCTCAGTATCAAGCTGGAAAGAAAACTTACCGACAGCGAAGTGTTTGGTTTTTCGCAGGTAAACTCCGAACATTGCCGGCATAAAATTTTTAACGGAACCTTTATCATTGATGAAAAAACTCAGCCCGAAACCCTGTTCGGAATGATAAAAAAAACCGCAAAAGTGCATCCCAACCTTTTGGTTTCGGCTTACAGTGACAATGTGGCTTTTATTCAGGGTTCGGAAATAGAGCAATTTGCACCACAAACTCCCGATAAACCGGATTATTATGTAAAGAAACAAATTCAAACAGTTATCTCTCTAAAAGCAGAAACGCATAATTTTCCAACTACCGTTGAGTCGTTCAACGGAGCGGCTACCGGAAGCGGAGGCGAAATCCGTGACCGCATGGCTGGTGGCAAAGGAAGTATTCCACTGGTGGGAACAGCAGTTTATATGACGGCATATCCCCGGAGCGAACCCGGCAGACAATGGGAACTGGCAGTGGAACCCCGGAAGTGGCTGTACCAAACTCCCAAAGACATCTTAATCAAAGCCTCCAATGGTGCCAGCGACTTTGGAAATAAATTCGGACAGCCACTCATCTGTGGCAGCGTTTTAACCTTCGAACACCAGGAAAACAACAAAAAATATGCTTATGACAAGGTAATCATGCTTGCCGGAGGTGTTGGTTTCGGAAAAAAATCCGACAGCCATAAAAACAACCCCGGTAATAGTGATACCATAGTGGTGATGGGCGGTGATAATTACCGTATCGGCATGGGTGGAGGTGCAGTTTCATCAGTGGCTACAGGAGAGTACCGCAACGCCATCGAACTAAATGCCGTTCAGCGGTCAAACCCGGAGATGCAGAAGCGGGTTTTCAATACTATCAGGGCTTTAACCGAAACGGAAAATAATCCCATAGTTTCTATCCACGACCATGGCGCAGGCGGACATTTAAACTCCCTTTCAGAATTGGTGGAAAGTACCGGAGGTAAAATTGCGATTGAAAAACTTCCCGTTGGCGATCCCACTCTTTCGGCTAAAGAAATAATAGGCAACGAATCGCAGGAACGCATGGGCTTGCTGCTGAAAGAAGAAAATATGAACTTGTTAGGAAAGATTTCAGCACGCGAAAGAGCCCCAATGTATGCCGTGGGAAAAACTACAGGCGACCATCGCCTCGTTTTTGAAGATACGCAAAACCATAACAAACCCATTGACCTCTCATTGGAAGACTTTTTCGGAAAACCTCCCCGCACTATCCTTACCGACGAAACCTCCCGCGAAACTTTTTCAGAAATAAAATACCAACCTGAACTACTTACAAATTACCTTGAACAAGTTCTCCAACTCGAAAGCGTTGCCTGCAAAGATTGGCTTACCAACAAAGTTGACCGTTCGGTTACTTCGCGCATCGGGTTACAACAAACGGCGGGTACTGTACAGCTTCCCTTGAATAACCTGGGCATTGCCGCTCTGGATTATAAGGGAGAAAAGGGAATCGCAACCGCACTTGGACATGCTCCTGCCACCGCCCTTATCAACCCTGCCGCAGGTTCGCAGCTTGCCATAGCCGAAGCGCTCACTAACATCGTCTGGGCTCCGCTCACACATAGTCTGCGGGGAGTGTCGCTAAGTGCCAACTGGATGTGGCCCTGCAAAAACCCCGGAGAAAATGCACGCCTGTACGAAGCCGTAAAAGCTGCTTCAGAATTTGCCATTGCCTTGGAAATAAATATTCCCACAGGTAAGGATTCACTTTCTATGACACAAAAATATCCCGATGGCGAAACGGTGTTTGCTCCCGGAACAGTCATCATCACCGCAGTGGCTGAGGTAAACTATTTCCGTAAAACCGTGCGTCCTGTTATTGTAAACCAGCCTGGAACCACACTTATATACATTGATTTTACCTGTGATGCGCCTGTTTTGGGAGGAAGCGCTTTTGCACAGGTGGCAGGGCAAATAGGAAACGAGGCTCCTGCCATTATCCGTCCTGAAATCTTCGCCAACGCTTTTAATGCCATCCAGCAATTGATTCAGGAAGAAAAAATCCTTGCCGGACATGATGTTTCTTCTGGCGGGCTTATCACTTGTCTGCTCGAAATGCTTTTTGCCCGGAACGATACGGGTGCTATGGCAGATATATCCTCAATACCCGGCAAAGACCCCATTCACATACTTTTTAATGAACATCCTTCTGTGGTAATCCAGGTAAAAGAGCTGGAATATGTTGATAATTTCTTAAAGGGAAAGAATGTTTCCTATTACATTTTAGGAGAAGTTACTTCAGAAAGAAGCCTCGGTATTTTTTATGAAAAGACAAAAATGCGTTTTGATGTTAACCATCTGCGCGATGTTTGGTTTAAGAGTTCTTACCTGCTCGACAGGCATCAGAGCGGAGAAATTCTTGCCATGGAACGATTCAGAAATTATAAAAAGCAGGAACTTGTGTTTCGCTTTCCTGAACATTTTACAGGCAAAGCTTCACAGTTTGGCATTGATCTGGACAGAACAAATCCTTCGGGCATCAGGGCTGCCGTTATCCGCGAGCAAGGCTGCAACAGCGAGCGCGAGATGGCATACATGCTGCACCTTGCAGGTTTTGACGTAAAAGATGTGCATATGACCGACCTGATTGAAGGCAGGGAAACCCTCGAAGATGTTAACTTCATCGTCTTTGTGGGAGGATTTGCCAATTCCGATGTACTGGGTTCGGGTAAAGGCTGGGCTGGAGCCTTTCTTTTCAATGAGAAAGCCAATACCTCTCTTAGGAATTTTTACCAGCGCAACAATACCCTGAGCCTCGGTGTTTGCAACGGCTGCCAGGCGATGATGCACCTCAATCTCATCTATCCGGAACACGAAAAACAACCCCAGATGCTGCACAACGAATCGCGGAAGTATGAATCCATCTTCCTTACCATAGATGTGTTACCCAACGATTCTGTATTGCTGAAGACCCTTGCCGGTGCAAGGCTCGGAATTTGGGTATCGCATGGCGAAGGCAAGTTCAGCCTGCCCTACGTCGAAAACGAATACCATATTCCTGCCTGTTACAGCTACCACGACTATCCGGGCAACCCCAACGGCTCCGACTACGATGTTGCATGCCTTGCTTCGGCTGACGGACGCCACCTGGCAATAATGCCTCATTTCGAAAGGGCTTTCCTTCCCTGGCAATGGGCGGAATATCCCGCCAGTCGTCGCCTGACTGACGAAATAAGTCCCTGGATGGAAGTTTTTTTTAACGCCCGGAAGTGGGTGGAAGAAAAAATGAAAACTTCTGTGCCGGTGTAA
- the tnpA gene encoding IS200/IS605 family transposase, giving the protein MPHSYNKIWIHAIWSTKNRMPLINHGIEKTVFSFVANQLNESGCPVRIINGMPEHIHCLFLLNPQKSIAEIIKQIKGSSSHFINQQNILTEKFAWQTGYAAYSVSESVVEKVFEYINNQKKHHQKRSFQTEYDELIKLHKPDNEPG; this is encoded by the coding sequence ATGCCACATTCGTATAATAAAATTTGGATACACGCAATCTGGTCAACAAAAAATCGTATGCCATTGATAAATCACGGAATTGAAAAAACAGTATTTTCGTTTGTAGCTAATCAATTAAATGAATCAGGTTGCCCGGTACGCATTATCAACGGAATGCCCGAACACATACATTGTTTGTTTTTATTAAATCCGCAAAAATCTATTGCCGAAATTATAAAACAAATTAAAGGAAGCAGTTCTCATTTTATCAACCAGCAAAATATTTTAACTGAGAAATTTGCCTGGCAAACAGGTTATGCTGCCTATTCGGTTAGTGAATCAGTTGTTGAAAAGGTTTTTGAATATATTAACAATCAGAAAAAACATCATCAGAAACGCTCATTTCAAACCGAATATGACGAGTTAATAAAATTACATAAACCCGATAATGAACCCGGCTGA
- a CDS encoding Re/Si-specific NAD(P)(+) transhydrogenase subunit alpha gives MILGILKETKDERRVAMLPESVAALVKMNVTVMVEKDAGLAACASDADYETSGAKIDTKENVINQSEVLVKINPPTEEEKSAMKEGKVLLAVLNPYFNTGLIKELANKNITSFSLDVIPRTTRAQAMDILSSMATVAGYKAVLTAANTLPKFFPMFMTAAGTITPAKVLILGAGVAGLQAIATSRKLGAVVEVFDVRAAVKEEVMGLGGKFVEVEGAVDDKAAGGYAVEQTGEFKQRQAQAVHDHAVKSDVVICTAQIPGKKAPVLLKKATVEAMKPGSVVIDIAASTGGNCEVTQNNTTIVHNGVTVIGNSFLAVDMPSDASKMFGKNVINFLKLMITKEGALNLNWDDDIVKGTAVTHNKEIVHERVKSIINQ, from the coding sequence ATGATATTAGGAATATTAAAAGAAACTAAAGACGAACGTCGGGTTGCTATGTTACCCGAAAGTGTCGCCGCTTTGGTTAAAATGAATGTAACCGTGATGGTTGAAAAGGATGCGGGATTGGCAGCATGTGCCAGTGATGCAGACTATGAAACCTCCGGAGCAAAAATTGATACCAAAGAAAACGTAATCAATCAGTCGGAAGTGCTTGTAAAGATTAATCCACCCACCGAAGAAGAAAAAAGTGCAATGAAAGAAGGTAAGGTACTACTTGCTGTTTTGAATCCCTATTTCAATACCGGTTTGATAAAAGAACTGGCAAATAAAAACATAACCAGCTTTAGCCTGGATGTTATCCCCCGGACCACCCGTGCCCAGGCAATGGACATTCTTTCGTCAATGGCTACCGTAGCCGGTTACAAAGCCGTGCTTACCGCAGCCAATACGTTGCCTAAGTTCTTCCCGATGTTTATGACTGCTGCCGGAACCATTACTCCTGCCAAAGTACTCATTCTCGGAGCAGGCGTAGCCGGATTGCAGGCGATAGCCACATCGCGCAAGTTGGGAGCCGTGGTTGAAGTATTCGATGTACGTGCTGCCGTTAAAGAAGAAGTAATGGGCTTAGGTGGAAAATTTGTGGAAGTGGAAGGCGCTGTTGACGATAAAGCCGCCGGCGGATATGCTGTGGAACAAACCGGCGAGTTTAAACAACGCCAGGCACAAGCCGTACACGACCATGCTGTAAAATCAGATGTGGTAATCTGTACAGCCCAGATTCCTGGCAAAAAAGCACCCGTTCTGCTGAAAAAAGCTACCGTGGAAGCCATGAAGCCCGGTTCGGTGGTTATTGACATTGCTGCCTCTACCGGTGGAAACTGTGAAGTAACCCAAAACAATACTACCATTGTTCACAACGGTGTTACCGTTATTGGAAACTCTTTCCTGGCTGTGGATATGCCTTCGGATGCCAGCAAGATGTTTGGCAAAAATGTTATCAATTTCCTGAAACTGATGATTACCAAGGAAGGTGCACTGAATCTGAACTGGGACGATGACATTGTAAAAGGTACTGCCGTAACGCATAACAAGGAAATCGTTCACGAAAGAGTAAAATCAATTATTAATCAATAA
- a CDS encoding copper resistance protein NlpE yields the protein MKIIYTLIYTIIVAVLFSCHGSNKNVLYREGDSTVSENHMTDTVVIPNPKKPGKTITRKVTLADKIENVMAGSWRLESVDHDIKFKDKRARQKFEYTIEDIKNSLSVIFYKDNTYVLKSNRDNDKGNWKVSNDGKSVAINSHNTPKTINYKVLEIRTDELVVEMDKDHVHFILTLVKK from the coding sequence ATGAAAATTATTTATACCCTAATTTACACAATAATCGTAGCGGTTCTATTTTCGTGCCACGGTTCAAACAAAAATGTTTTGTATCGCGAGGGCGACAGTACCGTTTCTGAGAATCACATGACCGACACTGTGGTAATACCCAACCCGAAGAAACCCGGAAAAACCATTACCCGGAAAGTTACTCTGGCAGATAAAATAGAAAATGTGATGGCGGGGAGCTGGAGACTTGAATCGGTTGATCACGACATTAAGTTCAAGGACAAAAGGGCAAGACAGAAGTTTGAATATACCATTGAAGACATCAAAAACAGTTTGTCAGTAATTTTTTATAAAGACAACACCTATGTGTTAAAAAGCAACCGCGACAACGATAAAGGCAATTGGAAAGTGTCAAATGACGGTAAATCGGTAGCTATCAATTCTCACAACACCCCCAAAACCATTAATTACAAGGTTCTCGAAATCCGCACTGACGAACTAGTGGTAGAGATGGATAAAGATCATGTACATTTTATCTTAACTCTCGTTAAAAAATAA
- a CDS encoding DUF1697 domain-containing protein translates to MLGNLHIALLRGINVGGNNIIRMTDLKSCFENMGYGNVTTYIQSDNVIFSTNEKDNAQLESKTEKFLSEKFNYTSRVVIITHEQLAKIVKEAPQRFGSDAGTFRYDVAFLKEPLTSAEAIKNIAKREGVDNIYEGKSVLYFSRLISNSGQSFLNKLINLPVYKEMTIRNWNTATKLLALMAAKKNNSEEGT, encoded by the coding sequence ATGTTAGGTAATTTGCACATTGCATTACTACGCGGGATAAATGTAGGTGGCAACAACATTATCAGAATGACTGATTTGAAATCATGTTTTGAAAACATGGGATACGGTAATGTAACTACTTATATTCAAAGTGATAATGTTATCTTTAGTACGAACGAAAAAGACAACGCCCAACTTGAAAGCAAAACAGAAAAATTTCTTTCGGAAAAATTCAACTATACATCGAGAGTGGTAATAATTACCCATGAACAACTGGCTAAAATTGTTAAAGAAGCCCCGCAGAGATTTGGCAGTGATGCCGGAACATTCAGGTATGATGTGGCATTCTTAAAGGAGCCTCTCACCTCAGCCGAAGCAATAAAAAATATTGCAAAAAGGGAAGGTGTTGATAACATATATGAAGGTAAGAGTGTTCTTTATTTTTCGCGGCTCATCAGCAATTCAGGACAAAGTTTTTTAAACAAACTTATTAACCTTCCCGTTTACAAAGAAATGACCATCCGCAACTGGAATACGGCAACAAAATTACTTGCACTGATGGCAGCGAAAAAAAATAACAGCGAAGAAGGCACATAA
- a CDS encoding alpha amylase C-terminal domain-containing protein has product MNTLSLINSDPGLLPYEDKIRQRQERVLAKQQQLACNHSRLYDAMNGHLYYGLHCYSDKWVLREWAPNAVAVHLIGDFSGWKALPLFRFTKKEYGNWELVLPLDYLEHGSLYKLLVTWVDGQGERIPAYCRRVVQDETTKLFTAQVWNPERPYVWKHKNPERKTHPLVYEAHPGMATEEAHIATYNEFCEKVLPRIAKTGYDTIQLMGIQEHPYYGSFGYQVSSFFAPSSRFGTPEELKQLIDEAHRLKISVILDIVHSHAVKNDLEGLSHFDGTEYQYFHKGEKGIHRLWDSRCFDYGKDEVLHFLLSNCKYWLEEFHFDGFRFDGVTSMMYLNHGIGVDFLDYSMYYDGNQDEDAIQYLSLANILVHEHAPHTITIAEDVSGMPGLAVPQQEGGIGFDYRMAMGVSDFWMKTIEEKKDEEWHVGDMFFHLTDKRKEEHTISYAECHDQAMMGDNTIIFRLIGANMYTQMSTLSEDIVVDRGVALHKMIRLATLATAGDGYLNFMGNEFGHPEWIDFPREGNNWSFRYARRQWKLADNKSLRYYYLNLFDQAMIALARKEKIFDVLPFVVVQNNEDQVLVFTRGSCIFAFNFNPVQSFTNYGFAVEPGKYVEILDSDATEFDGFGRNIPGLQHFTRFENGAHLLKLYLPNRSVLVLKRKK; this is encoded by the coding sequence ATGAACACCCTTTCTCTTATTAACAGCGATCCTGGTTTGTTGCCTTACGAGGATAAAATCCGACAGAGACAGGAAAGAGTCTTGGCTAAACAACAGCAACTTGCCTGTAATCACTCCAGGTTGTACGATGCCATGAACGGACATTTGTATTACGGATTGCACTGTTATTCGGATAAATGGGTGCTTCGCGAATGGGCTCCCAATGCCGTAGCAGTTCATCTTATTGGGGATTTTTCCGGATGGAAGGCGTTACCTCTTTTCCGTTTTACAAAAAAAGAGTACGGAAACTGGGAACTGGTGCTGCCTCTGGATTACCTGGAACATGGCTCTTTGTACAAACTACTCGTTACCTGGGTGGATGGTCAGGGCGAACGGATCCCTGCATACTGTCGTCGTGTGGTACAGGACGAAACTACCAAGCTTTTTACTGCCCAGGTTTGGAATCCTGAGCGTCCCTATGTTTGGAAGCATAAAAACCCGGAAAGGAAAACTCATCCACTGGTTTACGAAGCCCATCCCGGCATGGCTACAGAAGAAGCGCACATAGCAACCTATAACGAATTTTGTGAGAAGGTTTTGCCACGTATTGCCAAAACAGGTTACGATACCATCCAACTGATGGGCATACAGGAACATCCTTACTATGGCTCGTTCGGATACCAGGTTTCCAGCTTTTTTGCCCCTTCTTCGCGCTTTGGTACACCCGAAGAACTGAAACAACTGATAGACGAAGCGCACCGGCTGAAAATTTCCGTGATACTCGATATAGTACATTCCCATGCGGTAAAAAACGACCTGGAAGGGCTGAGCCATTTTGATGGAACCGAATATCAATATTTTCATAAAGGGGAAAAGGGCATACACCGGCTGTGGGATTCGCGTTGTTTTGATTATGGTAAGGATGAAGTGTTGCACTTCCTGCTTTCCAACTGCAAATACTGGCTCGAAGAGTTTCATTTCGATGGTTTCCGCTTCGACGGCGTTACCAGCATGATGTATCTGAATCATGGTATAGGCGTTGATTTTTTGGATTATTCCATGTACTACGACGGCAACCAGGACGAAGATGCCATACAATACCTTTCGCTGGCAAATATCCTTGTGCATGAACACGCTCCCCATACAATTACCATAGCCGAAGATGTGAGCGGTATGCCGGGGTTGGCTGTGCCGCAACAGGAAGGTGGCATAGGTTTCGATTACAGAATGGCTATGGGCGTTTCCGATTTTTGGATGAAGACGATTGAGGAGAAAAAAGATGAAGAATGGCATGTAGGTGATATGTTTTTCCATCTTACCGACAAACGGAAAGAAGAACATACCATCAGCTACGCCGAATGCCACGACCAGGCAATGATGGGAGATAATACCATTATTTTCCGGTTGATAGGTGCAAATATGTACACCCAGATGAGCACCCTTTCCGAAGATATTGTTGTGGACAGAGGTGTTGCCCTGCACAAAATGATACGGCTTGCCACCCTGGCTACTGCCGGAGATGGCTACCTCAATTTTATGGGAAACGAGTTCGGACATCCCGAATGGATTGACTTTCCCAGGGAAGGAAACAACTGGAGTTTCCGCTATGCCCGACGGCAATGGAAGCTTGCTGACAATAAATCGTTGCGTTACTATTACCTCAACTTATTCGATCAGGCTATGATTGCTCTTGCACGGAAAGAAAAGATTTTTGATGTTCTTCCGTTTGTTGTCGTGCAAAATAATGAGGATCAGGTTCTGGTATTTACACGTGGAAGCTGCATTTTTGCTTTTAATTTTAACCCAGTGCAATCTTTTACTAATTACGGTTTTGCCGTAGAACCCGGAAAATATGTGGAGATATTGGATAGTGATGCAACAGAATTTGATGGTTTTGGCAGAAATATACCCGGACTGCAGCATTTTACCCGGTTCGAAAATGGCGCCCATCTGCTGAAACTGTATCTGCCCAACAGATCGGTTCTGGTGTTGAAAAGGAAAAAATAA
- a CDS encoding O-methyltransferase, with the protein MKPEIEEYAELHTSAETELLYRINRETHIHRLNPRMLSGHLQGKLLEFICCMLKPQNVLEVGTFTGYASICLAGALPANGRLHTIEINPEFEDDVLNYFTESGFEDKITLHLGDAMEIIPTMQMQFDLVFMDADKDNYLNYYNLLFDKINKGGFLIADNVLWGEKVLDTDASDKETKGIIAFNDFIQNDPRVENLLLPFRDGIMMVRKL; encoded by the coding sequence TTGAAACCAGAGATTGAAGAATACGCCGAACTGCACACTTCTGCCGAAACGGAATTGCTTTATCGTATTAACCGCGAAACGCATATCCACCGGTTGAATCCGCGTATGCTTAGCGGACACTTGCAGGGGAAACTGCTTGAGTTTATTTGCTGTATGCTTAAACCCCAAAATGTTTTGGAAGTAGGCACTTTTACTGGCTATGCAAGCATCTGCCTTGCCGGGGCGCTTCCTGCTAATGGTAGGTTGCATACGATAGAAATAAATCCTGAGTTTGAAGACGATGTATTAAATTATTTTACCGAATCTGGGTTCGAAGATAAGATTACACTGCATCTGGGCGATGCAATGGAGATAATTCCTACGATGCAGATGCAATTCGACCTTGTGTTTATGGATGCTGATAAGGACAATTATCTTAATTATTACAACTTACTTTTTGATAAGATAAATAAGGGAGGGTTTCTGATAGCCGATAATGTGCTATGGGGAGAAAAAGTACTTGATACTGATGCCAGTGATAAAGAAACAAAGGGCATTATTGCTTTTAACGATTTTATACAAAACGATCCGAGGGTTGAAAACCTGCTTTTGCCATTCCGTGATGGAATTATGATGGTGAGAAAACTGTAA
- a CDS encoding NAD(P) transhydrogenase subunit alpha, which yields MEGVLNFIYENREAIFIIILSIFLGIEVISHVPAVLHTPLMSGSNAIHGVVIIGAIIVMGHAEDTLSLIFGFIAVVLGTLNVVGGFVVTDRMLEMFKKKKK from the coding sequence ATGGAAGGTGTTTTAAATTTCATTTACGAAAACAGAGAAGCGATATTCATCATCATCCTGTCTATTTTCCTCGGTATCGAAGTAATATCACATGTACCTGCCGTATTACACACCCCGCTGATGTCGGGCTCCAATGCCATACATGGTGTTGTAATCATTGGTGCTATTATAGTAATGGGGCATGCCGAAGATACGCTTTCACTGATATTTGGCTTTATTGCTGTAGTGTTAGGAACACTCAACGTAGTCGGTGGTTTTGTTGTTACCGACCGCATGCTCGAAATGTTTAAGAAAAAGAAAAAGTAA
- a CDS encoding NAD(P)(+) transhydrogenase (Re/Si-specific) subunit beta, translated as MEIQESILWISYLLASILFILGLKKLSHPDTARSGNLWAAVGMTAAIIFTILFYKYENGNSITDKPTNIILICIALAIGTFVGWYASKKVKMTAMPQMVSLFNGMGGACAALISLMEFPKMQATLANAVIPATNMFNGEAIAILLGLMIGSVSFAGSMIAFGKLDGRIGDIKHPILRIINLTFLVVLLVALVLIMTLRPVEGNNMVIYLFAAAALIYGVTFVMPIGGADMPVVISLLNSFTGVAAAMGGFLYNNQAMLTGGILVGSSGTILTILMCKAMNRSLINVIIGAFGGSAAGAATSGDKTVKEITLSDASILLSYSQKVYIIPGYGLAVAQAQHLCHELDVLLESKGVEVKYGIHPVAGRMPGHMNVLLAEADVPYEKLVEMDDVNNEISNTDVVIVIGANDVVNPAAETDPASPIYGMPVIKAWDAKNIIVMKRSMAKGYAAIENDLFYHPKNRMLFGDAKATLQKLIAEIKSL; from the coding sequence ATGGAAATACAAGAATCAATACTGTGGATATCTTATTTATTAGCCTCTATTTTATTTATCCTTGGGCTGAAAAAGTTAAGCCACCCCGATACAGCACGTAGCGGAAACCTGTGGGCAGCCGTAGGTATGACTGCCGCTATTATTTTTACTATCCTTTTTTACAAATATGAAAATGGTAATAGTATTACCGATAAACCGACCAATATAATACTGATTTGTATTGCACTTGCCATAGGGACATTTGTAGGTTGGTATGCTTCTAAAAAAGTGAAAATGACTGCCATGCCGCAGATGGTTTCACTGTTCAACGGTATGGGTGGTGCCTGTGCCGCTTTAATTTCGCTGATGGAATTTCCCAAAATGCAGGCAACACTTGCTAATGCTGTAATACCTGCTACCAATATGTTCAATGGAGAAGCTATTGCTATCCTCCTCGGGCTAATGATAGGTAGCGTTTCTTTTGCCGGTAGTATGATAGCTTTCGGTAAACTCGACGGACGCATAGGTGATATCAAACATCCTATTCTTCGAATTATCAACCTTACATTTCTTGTGGTTTTGCTTGTTGCCCTCGTACTTATTATGACTCTTCGTCCGGTGGAAGGCAACAACATGGTTATTTACCTGTTTGCTGCTGCTGCCCTCATCTATGGTGTTACTTTTGTAATGCCTATCGGTGGAGCCGATATGCCGGTTGTAATTTCCCTGCTGAACTCCTTTACCGGTGTGGCTGCTGCTATGGGCGGTTTTCTCTACAATAACCAGGCGATGCTTACCGGTGGTATCCTTGTAGGATCATCGGGAACCATTCTTACCATCCTGATGTGTAAAGCCATGAACCGTTCGCTGATCAATGTAATCATTGGTGCCTTTGGCGGAAGTGCTGCCGGTGCTGCTACTTCCGGCGACAAAACCGTGAAGGAAATTACCCTCAGCGATGCCTCCATCCTGCTCAGTTACTCGCAAAAAGTATACATCATCCCCGGTTACGGACTTGCTGTTGCCCAGGCTCAGCATCTGTGTCACGAACTGGATGTATTGCTCGAAAGCAAAGGTGTGGAAGTAAAATATGGTATCCATCCCGTTGCCGGACGTATGCCCGGACACATGAACGTACTACTTGCCGAAGCCGACGTTCCTTACGAAAAACTCGTGGAAATGGATGATGTGAACAATGAAATCAGCAATACCGACGTGGTAATAGTTATCGGTGCCAATGATGTGGTGAACCCCGCTGCCGAAACTGATCCTGCAAGTCCGATTTACGGCATGCCGGTTATTAAAGCCTGGGATGCTAAAAACATCATCGTGATGAAACGTTCGATGGCAAAAGGTTATGCCGCTATCGAAAACGACTTGTTCTATCATCCGAAAAACCGTATGCTTTTCGGCGATGCCAAGGCTACTCTACAAAAATTAATAGCTGAAATTAAATCTTTGTAG